Below is a window of Corvus cornix cornix isolate S_Up_H32 chromosome 2, ASM73873v5, whole genome shotgun sequence DNA.
CCATTAGAAGATAAATGTAACTTTGTATTAATTATGTAAAgtacaattattttttactaaGAAATAGTGTGCATTTTTTGCATGTAAGCCAAAAATCATCACAGTTACCAGAGGGCAAGCACAATACTTGTAGTGACTGGGTAGTCAAGGATAAATAGGGATGTCTCAAAATGTTGAAATACTTTTCCAGTTCAGGTTCCTCCTCCCTTTTGCAATAATGCAGTATACTTGACTTTACACAGTGTAACAAGAGTGtcttgggaaggagaaaagaaagctacATTTCAATTCCATTCCTTTTCAAGCACAAAGAATCAAGCTGTTTCCCTttcaattttctgaaatttctgctCTATATCACCATCACAATACAGGCAAAATAGTTACCTGTCCCACCTCCCTCTTTGAGGAAAGTCATCACTACTGATGCGACACTATCCATTAGCTTTTGgcaacacacacacagagtgccTGGCTGGAGTCCCTAACCCTACAACATCTGGGAAAGACATGTTACATTTCTTGAGGCTTCAAACCCTAAGTTTTATTTCTAGATGGTGGAAGTTGTGTTCCCCATTATGTCTGGCCCTGCAGTGCTCTGAAGCACATTATCCAAGCCATAAATTTATACTCTTACCTCTGACACAAACTTTGTTGTGGCATCACTTAAGGTTTTCAACATTGGCGTCGCTTCAGCGTAAAATAAAGACATTCTGTTTGCCAACTCAttatttacttcattttctccctctgcctaaaaaacagaagaaagggtTTAGTTGTTCTGTGTATGGAGAAGAGAGGTGGTAGCAGAAGATTACATTTCATCTCATCCAAGGGTTACCTACTGGGACATTGTTAATCCTCATGCGGCTCAGAGTTCTTCTATAGTAGCTGAAGTCATTCTGTATAGCAGGATTTGTCATCTATGTAGACACAGAAGCAAGAGAGTTGTGacaaattcaagaaaaatattagaacaaGTTTTTGTAAAATATAATATACCCAACAAGAAAACATTCAACTTCCTGAAGCAAAAAGGCCTGTGACATGTTGGGAACTGGGAACCACAACAAGAAGCTTTCTGGTTTCTCAGATTCAGAACAAGCTCTAACTGGAACAAGAAAAGGATCAGTCTTCTAAATAAAAGCTGGAAATTAGTAGGCTGAAAAACATTACTTTGCTAATTTGACTCGAAGGACCAGACCAGCAAATTAATTATCATTTCAGCTTACTTCTTTGcacattaggaagaaaatagcTGGACTATGGGTGCACATGAgctaaaagcagcagcattatCCCAAGAGATATGCCAAATTTGGGTGAAGAAACATGATTAATATAAACTGAAATACAACAAGTGCCTAAAGCTAATATGATATTTCATCTGCTTTCCAGTTTAATCTAACTCTAGGTCAGGAGAGCAAGCCAAGCATATTGGATATTTGAATACCCACTGCACATTCTATTCCAGAATAGAACACAACTCAGACTGCTTCACTGAACAGACTTGGCTTCTTTTTCCAGCCTTCTTGATTACAAACTCTTACCTTGAGCTCATCAAAACGGAGTGTAAAGTGAAGAATTTCTGCAAATTGCTTAGCAAGAGCCTGCTCTCGCTCCAGGTGCTGTGTTGGGGAATACGGAGTGCTCGTCAGGGCTCCCAGCAGGCCTCGCAGTCCTGcctctgcagtgacaggagaCAATTTTGCAATAAACAACTGCACCTGCTTCTTGTATCAATATTGGCTGATATTTGCATGCTAGACTTAAAACATACGTCTGCCAAAATACATGGTGATTAATAATAAAGAGGCTTGACTGATTGCTTATCTATGTGTCACTGCTGTCATATTTACTTACAAATTGCTGTACCAGGTCTCATCAGCACTGACAGCCACCAAAAAACCTTCTTGAAAAGTTTTACTCAAGCTTTGTCTGCAATACTTGtgtaaaacacatttcaatAACCTGTGTTAGCAGACTTCAGCCTTTACGAGAAGACAGAATTCAAGAGGCACTTAACTGTAAGCACAAGTCACGTTATTCAAGATCAACTTATAATCTAACTTCCTGTTCATCTTCTTGAGAAAAATACCTCACCCATTTAAAATAGCAGAACTTGCTTGCACAAAGTTTCCatgttttaaacacattttttacaAGCTATGCTAATAAATTTGATAAAAAATGAGATAACAACAGAAAGCTGGTGAAAAAACAAGTCTGATAAGTTTTATCAGTTTAGCCACCACATCAGTGAGTTTCAAAAGAGGCATGAAGCACCATCTCAAGTATTGCATCTGTATGAACCAAGACCAGGCATTTCCCCAGATCAAATTATTTCTGGTGTTTAGGGAGGAATAATACAATCTCTTTTAAATAGTCTTGgtaacaaaaatactgaaagaattaatttctgattaTTTAGTCCATTCATTTCGAGTCAGTCAGCTAGTTACTGCTTTCCAGAGTAACTAAAGGAGTACAGGAAGAGTAACAAGTATGCTGCCaatctctctctcctctcaggTATCCACTGAAGCAAGTTTGCTGTCATCCAATCCAGTGTATGGGAGGAATCTATGCAATACGAGCTTTTTTCCACTAAGGAGCTGACCTAGATGTGATCACATATGAATATGCCAAATATActaattaatgaagaaaaaaaccccctttaTTTAACACCTTTCTACTCACCTAGTCTTTGAGAAAATTCATAGAATTTCTTTAGTTTGCCTACTAGTGGAACAACTGCACCCCATGCCTTCTCTTGCAGCTTCTCATCATTTGGATGCTGTATTGccttaaattagaaaaaaaaagaagaaaagtatgCTTAGATTGGGAATAACTGATGCACTGCTGACAAAACAgccccaaacaacaaaacacaaaaaaccaaaacacctaTGCAGAACAACTGCTTGAAGAgctaataattaaaaatctacCTACTAAGAAGTTTTCAGTTGAGAGACAAGTATGTACTAACCCATGTCTGTTCCAAAAAGGTCTAAATAATTGTGTTGAAAGTAAGCATCCTGAACAGGAAAACAGCTTGGAGAGAGTATAAAGAAATGGTTAAAAATCAAGTTACTCAGATAAGAAAATTTACATAACCAGATCtagttaattaaaattaacaacTTTATTGTGGTTActccaagcaaaaaaaatttagcGATCAAAGCCTCATCCTAATGTTGGTATCTATCACTAATTCCcaaatttgcaaagaaaaaaaatggctgtGAAATTCAGGCTAAGTATTACAGTAGGAACATTTAAGCATAATCAACAACATAAAGCACCGCCAGGACATAATGTATACCACAGCCTTGAGGGATAAATTTATAGGCTTTGTCTTTGCAGTAAACTTCCCTGACACAGAATACCTTAAATGCAACCTCTCCAGTTAGCAACTGGAAATATactaagaaaacacaaataaaatgcTCATAACTCTCCGGCAACATTTTCACTGTCAAGTTCTTGATTACAAAAACTGTTTTGGCCAACCCTGGGCTGTGGCTTGCAGCACACTCCTCTCTGGTTCTAGAAACTTTCCTTCCTGCCATGTCTACCTCCTCTCAGAAGAGTATCTCTCATTTCTCCTTGGGATCTGCAGGCACACATTCCTGCCTGATCCTACAGCCTGTCCCTGAAAACACTCCTTCCTTAAAGAACAAGTAAGCTATCTTCCCTCCTAAGGGTTTTGTGTGACAGTTATCCTTCTTAAACCTACCTTATGAATTCCTTGAAGAGAAAAACTCTCAAAGCTGAATGGCTATTAGTATCTCAATTCATATGGAGTGAGCAGACACTCCTCCTATCTAGTACTATTTTTTAAGGGTATGTTACAGTGAGTAACTCCTTCCTTCAGGAGCAAAGCAGCCCCCATTGCTGCatgtgaggaagaaagaaagggggtTGGGAGAGTATTTATCCCACCCTTTcttaaacaaaggaaaaatggagTGACGTTCTGTACAGGAACTTTGCTTCTGATCCAAACATCTACTTTAGTAAATAAAAGTCAATTAAAAGGGATTGAAAATGAGATGCCTTTGTGTTAGGATTACCAAACCAGGCTTCTCCAGTTACCATACAAGAGGATGCCAACACTACTCAATATTGCACTGTAGTCACACCACGCTCTTTCCAAATTCACTATTAACTCAAAAAGAGCATATGTGcgaatacaaagaaaaatcaatagcaACAATTCACTAAAAACTCTGAGAAGCATCATTTGCTAATATATATGTGGATTAATATGATTGAAACAAGCAACAtctgttttgctgttaaaaagaaacattccaGAGCAGAAATTCAAGACAGTGATTTTAATAGACAACATGCTCTGCCAAAACAGCTCCTGCAAGCAAAGTTAAACCCCAGCAGTATTTGGTTAAGATCAGACAATGAACAACCACAGGTTGTGCACAATTGTAGCGCTCTAGCTCACCTCTCGTATTTCATGGCCAGCTCCTCTATATGACTGCAAGTCTTCCAGTATTCCTTCTGCATCCTTTAACACTACATTCACCTGATtataaatttccttttcagattCTGTAGGTTGGGCATCTAAACAGCAGAACAtattaaatgtatatatatatttttttaacaacaaCATGGAATTCAATAGGCACACCATCACCTATGGGACAAATTCTTCATGCAGCAACTCATCAAGAATTTTCATTCTCTGAAGAGCTACTGCAATGTGTAAGGAACTCCAAGAGACTAATTGTATTCATTTTAGTAGTCTC
It encodes the following:
- the CYRIB gene encoding CYFIP-related Rac1 interactor B isoform X2; its protein translation is MGNLLKVLTCTDLEQGPNFFLDFENAQPTESEKEIYNQVNVVLKDAEGILEDLQSYRGAGHEIREAIQHPNDEKLQEKAWGAVVPLVGKLKKFYEFSQRLEAGLRGLLGALTSTPYSPTQHLEREQALAKQFAEILHFTLRFDELKMTNPAIQNDFSYYRRTLSRMRINNVPAEGENEVNNELANRMSLFYAEATPMLKTLSDATTKFVSENKNLPIENTTDCLSTMASVCRVMLETPEYRSRFTNEETVSFCLRVMVGVIILYDHVHPVGAFAKTSKIDMKGCIKVLKDQPPNSVEGLLNALRYTTKHLNDETTSKQIKSMLQ
- the CYRIB gene encoding CYFIP-related Rac1 interactor B isoform X1, with amino-acid sequence MSLNWKRYLNMGNLLKVLTCTDLEQGPNFFLDFENAQPTESEKEIYNQVNVVLKDAEGILEDLQSYRGAGHEIREAIQHPNDEKLQEKAWGAVVPLVGKLKKFYEFSQRLEAGLRGLLGALTSTPYSPTQHLEREQALAKQFAEILHFTLRFDELKMTNPAIQNDFSYYRRTLSRMRINNVPAEGENEVNNELANRMSLFYAEATPMLKTLSDATTKFVSENKNLPIENTTDCLSTMASVCRVMLETPEYRSRFTNEETVSFCLRVMVGVIILYDHVHPVGAFAKTSKIDMKGCIKVLKDQPPNSVEGLLNALRYTTKHLNDETTSKQIKSMLQ
- the CYRIB gene encoding CYFIP-related Rac1 interactor B isoform X3 produces the protein MGNLIKVLTRDIDHNAAHFFLDFENAQPTESEKEIYNQVNVVLKDAEGILEDLQSYRGAGHEIREAIQHPNDEKLQEKAWGAVVPLVGKLKKFYEFSQRLEAGLRGLLGALTSTPYSPTQHLEREQALAKQFAEILHFTLRFDELKMTNPAIQNDFSYYRRTLSRMRINNVPAEGENEVNNELANRMSLFYAEATPMLKTLSDATTKFVSENKNLPIENTTDCLSTMASVCRVMLETPEYRSRFTNEETVSFCLRVMVGVIILYDHVHPVGAFAKTSKIDMKGCIKVLKDQPPNSVEGLLNALRYTTKHLNDETTSKQIKSMLQ